A region from the Lysobacter antibioticus genome encodes:
- the rsmB gene encoding 16S rRNA (cytosine(967)-C(5))-methyltransferase RsmB, translating to MHDASMHSGSRPRAIAARVLDAVMHRGRSLKAELATALPGLPDPRDRALVEAICFAVLRQPLRYEGALAAWMARPLTRRDGELRALLYVGLAQLDPLQLPAHAALDSTVEAARGLGYPHQAGMVNALLRRAQREGLPAVDPKHSHWPSWLRGRLRRDWPEHYEAILAESAVPAPMWLRVNARSIARDAYRERLAEAGIEADVVEGLPDALRLQGSAAIASLPGFAEGAVSIQDASAQLVADAIAAAPGARVLDACAAPGGKSAHLLERDPALRLTALDVDAARLRRVRSGLVRLGLAGRAELRVADAADLQAWWDGQPFDAVLLDAPCSATGIVRRQPDVVLHRRESDIAALMLLQARLLDALWRTVAPGGVLLYATCSILTEENERQVREFLARTADARAEALPARFGHDREVGRQRLPGDGGGDGFFYARLRRGA from the coding sequence ATGCACGACGCCAGCATGCACAGCGGCAGCCGGCCGCGCGCGATCGCCGCGCGCGTGCTCGATGCGGTGATGCACCGCGGGCGTTCGCTCAAGGCCGAGCTGGCGACCGCGTTGCCGGGCCTGCCCGACCCGCGCGACCGCGCCCTGGTCGAGGCGATCTGCTTTGCGGTGTTGCGCCAGCCGCTGCGCTACGAGGGCGCGCTCGCCGCCTGGATGGCGCGGCCGCTGACCCGGCGCGACGGCGAACTGCGTGCGCTGCTGTACGTCGGCCTGGCCCAGCTCGATCCGCTGCAACTGCCGGCGCACGCCGCGCTCGACTCCACCGTCGAAGCCGCACGGGGCCTGGGGTATCCGCACCAGGCCGGCATGGTCAACGCGCTGCTGCGCCGCGCCCAGCGCGAAGGTCTGCCGGCGGTCGACCCCAAGCATTCGCACTGGCCGAGCTGGTTGCGCGGGCGCCTGCGCCGCGACTGGCCCGAGCATTACGAGGCGATCCTGGCCGAAAGCGCGGTGCCGGCGCCGATGTGGTTGCGGGTCAACGCGCGCAGCATCGCTCGCGACGCTTATCGCGAACGGCTCGCCGAGGCCGGTATCGAAGCCGACGTGGTCGAGGGCTTGCCCGATGCGCTGCGTCTGCAAGGCTCGGCGGCGATCGCCTCGCTGCCCGGGTTCGCCGAGGGCGCGGTGTCGATCCAGGACGCCTCCGCGCAGTTGGTCGCCGATGCGATCGCGGCCGCGCCGGGCGCGCGGGTGCTCGATGCCTGCGCCGCGCCCGGCGGCAAAAGCGCGCATCTGCTCGAACGCGACCCGGCCTTACGCCTGACCGCGCTCGACGTCGATGCGGCGCGCCTGCGGCGGGTGCGCAGCGGCTTGGTCCGTTTGGGCCTGGCCGGGCGCGCCGAACTGCGCGTGGCCGACGCCGCCGACCTGCAGGCCTGGTGGGACGGCCAGCCCTTCGATGCGGTGCTGCTGGATGCGCCGTGTTCGGCGACCGGCATCGTCCGTCGCCAGCCCGACGTGGTCCTGCACCGGCGCGAATCCGACATCGCCGCCTTGATGCTGCTGCAGGCGCGTCTGCTCGACGCGTTGTGGCGCACGGTCGCGCCCGGCGGCGTGCTGCTGTATGCGACCTGCTCGATCCTGACCGAAGAGAACGAGCGCCAAGTGCGCGAATTCCTGGCGCGCACCGCCGATGCGCGCGCCGAGGCCTTGCCCGCGCGGTTCGGCCACGACCGCGAGGTCGGTCGCCAGCGATTGCCGGGCGACGGCGGCGGCGACGGCTTCTTCTACGCCCGTCTGCGCCGCGGCGCTTGA
- the fmt gene encoding methionyl-tRNA formyltransferase gives MRIVFAGTPDFAVPSLRAAAQRNEVVAVYTQPDRPAGRGRELALSPVKREALLRGLPVMQPENFKSAAAREALRELQPDLMVVVAYGLILPQSVLDIPSYGCWNVHASLLPRWRGAAPIQRAIEAGDRDSGVCLMQMEKGLDTGPVLLSQSLSIGEAETGGQLHDRLAALGAQVLADGLGLLRAGMRPIARPQPDDGVTYAHKLDKAEARLDWAQPAPALANKVRAFNPWPMADATIAGERVRVHGAIALPLQHSAEPGSVLQAGREGIDIACGEGALRIRVLQRDGGKAITAADYLNGRRDLAVAR, from the coding sequence ATGCGCATCGTATTCGCCGGTACCCCCGACTTCGCCGTACCGAGCCTGCGCGCCGCCGCGCAGCGCAACGAGGTCGTGGCCGTCTACACCCAGCCCGATCGCCCCGCCGGGCGCGGACGCGAGCTGGCGTTGTCGCCGGTCAAGCGCGAAGCCTTGTTACGCGGCCTGCCGGTGATGCAGCCGGAGAACTTCAAGAGCGCAGCTGCGCGCGAGGCGCTGCGCGAACTGCAGCCCGACCTGATGGTGGTGGTGGCCTACGGCCTGATCCTGCCGCAGTCGGTGCTCGACATTCCGAGCTACGGTTGCTGGAACGTGCATGCTTCGCTATTGCCGCGCTGGCGCGGCGCGGCGCCGATCCAGCGTGCGATCGAGGCCGGCGACCGCGACAGCGGCGTGTGCCTGATGCAGATGGAAAAGGGCCTGGACACCGGCCCGGTGCTGCTGTCGCAATCGCTGTCGATCGGCGAGGCCGAGACCGGCGGGCAGTTGCACGATCGCCTGGCCGCGCTCGGCGCGCAGGTGCTGGCGGACGGGCTGGGCCTGCTGCGCGCCGGCATGCGCCCGATCGCCCGGCCGCAGCCCGACGACGGCGTGACGTACGCGCACAAGCTCGACAAGGCCGAAGCGCGCCTGGATTGGGCGCAGCCGGCGCCGGCCTTGGCGAACAAGGTGCGCGCCTTCAATCCCTGGCCGATGGCCGATGCGACGATCGCCGGCGAACGCGTGCGCGTGCACGGCGCGATCGCGCTGCCGTTGCAGCATTCCGCCGAACCCGGCAGCGTGTTGCAGGCCGGGCGCGAAGGCATCGACATCGCCTGCGGCGAAGGCGCCTTGCGCATCCGCGTGTTGCAACGCGATGGCGGCAAGGCGATCACCGCCGCGGATTATTTGAACGGCCGGCGCGACCTCGCGGTCGCGCGCTGA
- the def gene encoding peptide deformylase, with product MALLPILEFPDPRLRTKAVPVEAAHVTSPQFQTLLDDMFETMYECPGIGLAASQVDVHQRFMVIDVSEEKNQPLVFVNPEIVAKSGEQVYQEGCLSVPGIFADVTRANEITVKAIGRDGATFELSTDGLLAVCIQHEMDHLDGKLFVDYLSPLKREMVRKKLAKQRRQSA from the coding sequence ATGGCCCTGCTCCCAATCCTCGAATTCCCCGATCCCCGTCTGCGGACGAAGGCCGTGCCGGTCGAAGCCGCGCACGTGACCTCGCCGCAGTTCCAGACATTGCTCGACGACATGTTCGAGACCATGTACGAATGCCCCGGCATCGGACTGGCCGCGAGCCAGGTCGACGTGCACCAGCGCTTCATGGTCATCGACGTATCGGAAGAAAAGAACCAGCCGCTGGTGTTCGTCAACCCGGAGATCGTCGCCAAATCCGGCGAGCAGGTCTACCAGGAAGGCTGCCTGTCGGTACCCGGCATCTTCGCCGACGTGACCCGCGCCAACGAGATCACCGTCAAGGCGATCGGCCGCGACGGCGCGACGTTCGAACTCAGCACCGACGGCCTGCTCGCGGTTTGCATCCAGCACGAGATGGATCACCTCGACGGCAAGCTGTTCGTCGACTACCTCTCGCCGCTCAAGCGCGAGATGGTGCGCAAGAAGCTCGCCAAGCAACGCCGCCAGTCGGCCTGA
- a CDS encoding LysM peptidoglycan-binding domain-containing protein, which translates to MFKPIRAVLAAALLTVATYAIAAELRGDHPDTYVVKRGDTLWDISARFLKRPWLWPEIWQANPQIKNPHLIYPGDVISLAYLDRVAAQVKPGPRQEAPISGIPLSDIEPFLKNLRVVDEFEQMPYVVGLEEDRLRVTQGQVAYIKNLPNQTPGTRYAVVRPTQRYTRLDRVACCDIMRAADLDFRGRRTVDFEAIWTDVVVPDKGRELLGYELMQVSTGTVSRGAENGMEASTLVIDDTGREIRVGDRLIPVEAQPYDLQFFPHPPKAQFDYGRAQVLAVADLVRHGGPRDVIALSVGARDGIDNGTVFSTWRVGTRAVDRVKVGPDRDPTLVGKASRVRLPDEFSGHAMVFRTFDKVSYALIMDGVRQTKVGYELKHPDSAY; encoded by the coding sequence ATGTTTAAACCGATCCGCGCGGTTCTCGCCGCCGCGTTGCTGACTGTTGCCACGTACGCCATTGCGGCGGAATTGCGTGGCGACCACCCCGACACCTACGTGGTGAAACGGGGCGACACCCTGTGGGACATCTCGGCTCGCTTCCTGAAGCGGCCATGGCTGTGGCCGGAAATCTGGCAGGCCAACCCGCAGATCAAGAATCCGCACCTGATCTATCCGGGCGACGTGATCTCGCTGGCCTACCTCGACCGCGTCGCGGCCCAGGTCAAGCCGGGTCCGCGCCAGGAAGCCCCGATCAGCGGCATCCCGCTGTCGGACATCGAGCCGTTCCTGAAGAACCTTCGGGTCGTGGACGAGTTCGAGCAGATGCCCTACGTGGTCGGTCTTGAAGAGGACCGCCTGCGCGTCACCCAGGGCCAGGTCGCCTACATCAAGAACCTGCCGAACCAGACCCCGGGCACGCGTTATGCCGTGGTCCGCCCGACCCAGCGCTATACCCGCCTGGATCGCGTGGCCTGCTGCGACATCATGCGCGCCGCCGACCTGGACTTCCGCGGCCGCCGCACGGTCGACTTCGAAGCCATCTGGACCGACGTGGTCGTACCGGACAAGGGCCGCGAGCTGCTCGGCTACGAGCTGATGCAGGTCTCGACCGGCACCGTCAGCCGCGGCGCCGAGAACGGGATGGAGGCCAGCACCCTGGTCATCGACGACACCGGCCGCGAGATCCGCGTCGGCGACCGTCTGATCCCGGTCGAAGCCCAGCCTTACGATCTGCAGTTCTTCCCGCATCCGCCGAAGGCCCAGTTCGACTACGGTCGCGCCCAGGTCCTGGCCGTGGCCGACCTGGTCAGGCACGGCGGCCCGCGCGACGTGATCGCCCTGTCGGTCGGTGCCCGCGACGGCATCGACAACGGCACGGTGTTCTCGACCTGGCGGGTCGGCACCCGCGCCGTCGACCGGGTCAAGGTCGGTCCGGACCGCGACCCGACCCTGGTCGGCAAGGCCTCGCGCGTGCGCCTGCCGGACGAGTTCTCCGGCCACGCGATGGTGTTCCGCACCTTCGACAAGGTCAGCTACGCCCTGATCATGGACGGCGTGCGCCAGACCAAGGTCGGCTACGAGCTCAAGCATCCCGACTCTGCTTATTGA
- a CDS encoding DNA-processing protein DprA, with protein sequence MPSPQIQLSDDDLHALLTLIAAGGASASRRQLLELHPSPAAALAAGTGQWQAAGLTPKQIDALRAPDEEALTRALDWLHAPRHHLVGWHDPDYPGLLRRAPNPPLALFVAGEPALLWHPAVAVVGSXXHTLN encoded by the coding sequence ATGCCTTCGCCCCAGATCCAGTTGTCCGACGACGACCTCCACGCCCTGCTGACCCTCATCGCCGCCGGCGGCGCCAGCGCCTCCCGACGGCAACTGCTCGAGCTCCACCCCAGTCCGGCCGCCGCCCTGGCGGCGGGAACCGGCCAGTGGCAGGCGGCCGGGCTCACCCCCAAGCAGATCGACGCCCTGCGCGCCCCGGACGAGGAAGCCCTGACACGGGCGCTCGACTGGCTGCACGCCCCGCGCCATCACCTGGTCGGCTGGCACGACCCCGACTACCCCGGCCTGCTGCGGCGAGCGCCGAATCCGCCGCTGGCGCTGTTCGTCGCCGGCGAACCCGCCCTGCTCTGGCACCCGGCCGTGGCCGTGGTCGGCAGCCNNNNNCACACACTTAATTAA
- a CDS encoding uroporphyrinogen-III synthase gives MSRELRQPPGWYVISLRPSGDHEELRRIAAQYGGGLIELSPWSVRTQDNSASRRALSDALAAPHVLVTSPAAARALRDLQPSLSARAGQRWYAVGAGTAAALNAAGIDEVLWPQRMDSEGLLALAELQHFDNEAFGLLTAAGGRGVIAPALQARGARVLRADIYVREPAAPSRFEIARLLGFDGPLWLALSSGEALERVLAQLPAAAGARLRRARVGAASARLAELARSLXXHTLN, from the coding sequence ATGAGCCGCGAGCTGCGACAACCGCCGGGATGGTACGTGATCTCACTGCGTCCGAGCGGCGATCACGAAGAACTTCGTCGTATCGCCGCACAGTACGGCGGCGGATTGATCGAGCTTTCGCCGTGGTCGGTGCGCACACAGGACAATTCCGCATCCCGGCGTGCGTTATCGGATGCGTTGGCGGCGCCGCACGTGCTCGTCACCAGCCCCGCCGCGGCGCGCGCGTTGCGCGATCTGCAACCGTCGTTGAGCGCGCGCGCCGGCCAGCGTTGGTACGCGGTCGGCGCAGGCACCGCGGCGGCGTTGAACGCGGCCGGCATCGACGAGGTGCTGTGGCCGCAACGCATGGACAGCGAAGGTCTGCTCGCGTTAGCGGAACTGCAACATTTCGATAACGAAGCATTCGGTTTGCTGACTGCGGCGGGCGGACGCGGCGTGATCGCGCCGGCCTTGCAGGCGCGCGGCGCACGCGTGCTGCGGGCCGACATCTACGTGCGCGAACCGGCCGCGCCGTCCCGGTTCGAAATCGCGCGACTGCTCGGCTTCGACGGCCCGCTGTGGTTGGCGCTGTCGAGCGGCGAAGCGCTCGAGCGCGTGCTCGCGCAATTGCCCGCAGCCGCCGGCGCGCGTCTGCGCCGGGCACGCGTCGGCGCCGCCAGCGCGCGCCTGGCCGAACTCGCGCGCAGCCTCGNNNNNCACACACTTAATTAA
- a CDS encoding YiiD C-terminal domain-containing protein, with protein sequence MTSDTALQRLHQHYQSMPPVAAMQVNIAGYDGSRLRLHAPLSQHVNDKGCAFGGSLASMMTLASWGVMSLGIEQAGLKAEVFVADSQTRYLAPLFADLDVHAELAPGADWGSFLTTLRERRRARTSLIARALLPEGGIATEFTARYVAIAKP encoded by the coding sequence ATGACTTCCGACACCGCTCTGCAACGCCTTCATCAGCACTACCAATCGATGCCGCCGGTCGCGGCCATGCAGGTCAACATCGCCGGTTACGACGGCTCGCGCCTGCGCCTGCACGCGCCGCTGTCGCAGCACGTCAACGACAAGGGCTGCGCCTTCGGCGGCAGTCTCGCCTCGATGATGACCCTGGCCTCCTGGGGCGTGATGTCGCTCGGCATCGAACAGGCCGGCCTCAAGGCCGAGGTGTTCGTCGCCGACAGCCAGACCCGCTACCTCGCGCCGCTGTTCGCCGACCTGGACGTGCACGCCGAGCTCGCCCCGGGCGCCGACTGGGGCAGCTTCCTGACCACCCTGCGCGAGCGCCGTCGCGCCCGCACCTCGCTGATCGCGCGCGCGCTGCTGCCCGAAGGCGGGATCGCGACCGAGTTCACGGCGCGCTACGTGGCCATCGCTAAGCCCTGA
- a CDS encoding rhodanese-like domain-containing protein, with product MSLEELLAFAGRHLYLSLGFAGLTVAIVYTEIARLFRGYKALRPAELTALINRDNALVIDLSASTEFEKGHIPGSRSVQPSQFDPESKLLANAKALPVVAVCRTGQASADAAKRLKKAGFEQVYWLDGGIQAWQQAELPLIKGRG from the coding sequence GTGAGTCTTGAAGAACTGCTGGCGTTCGCCGGCCGCCACCTGTACCTGTCGCTGGGCTTCGCCGGCCTGACCGTGGCCATCGTCTACACCGAGATCGCGCGCCTGTTCCGCGGCTACAAGGCCCTGCGCCCGGCCGAGCTGACCGCGCTGATCAACCGCGACAACGCCCTGGTCATTGACCTGTCGGCCAGCACCGAGTTCGAGAAGGGCCACATCCCGGGCAGCCGTTCGGTCCAGCCGAGCCAGTTCGACCCGGAGAGCAAGCTGCTCGCCAACGCCAAGGCGCTGCCGGTCGTGGCGGTGTGCCGCACCGGCCAGGCCTCGGCCGACGCCGCCAAGCGCCTGAAGAAGGCCGGTTTCGAGCAGGTCTATTGGCTCGACGGCGGTATCCAGGCCTGGCAACAGGCCGAACTGCCCTTGATCAAGGGCCGCGGCTGA
- the secB gene encoding protein-export chaperone SecB, translating into MSEENVNGATAPAEAATGPAFTVEKIYVKDVSFEVPGAPAVFAEAAQPQLQLNLSQNVQRVGENAFEVVLGITLTCTANDKPMYLAEVKQAGVFGLIGFDAATLDAMLGTHCPNVLYPYARQLVSDLIQAGGFPPFFLQPINFDALYAEGVRQRGAQSEGGLADAETAGNA; encoded by the coding sequence ATGTCCGAAGAAAACGTCAACGGCGCCACCGCGCCGGCCGAAGCCGCAACCGGCCCCGCGTTCACCGTCGAGAAGATCTACGTAAAGGACGTCTCCTTCGAGGTGCCCGGCGCTCCGGCCGTGTTCGCCGAAGCCGCGCAGCCGCAGTTGCAGCTGAACCTGTCGCAGAACGTGCAGCGCGTCGGCGAGAACGCCTTCGAGGTCGTGCTCGGCATCACCCTGACCTGCACCGCCAACGACAAGCCGATGTACCTGGCCGAAGTGAAGCAGGCCGGCGTGTTCGGCCTGATCGGCTTCGACGCGGCGACCCTCGACGCGATGCTCGGCACCCACTGCCCGAACGTGCTCTACCCGTACGCGCGCCAGCTCGTCAGCGACCTGATTCAGGCCGGCGGCTTCCCGCCGTTCTTCCTGCAGCCGATCAACTTCGACGCCCTGTACGCCGAAGGCGTGCGTCAGCGCGGCGCCCAGTCCGAAGGCGGCCTGGCCGACGCGGAAACCGCAGGCAACGCCTGA